A genome region from Pithys albifrons albifrons isolate INPA30051 chromosome 24, PitAlb_v1, whole genome shotgun sequence includes the following:
- the SMAP2 gene encoding stromal membrane-associated protein 2, protein MTGKSVRDVERYQAVLAGLLAEDENKFCADCQAKGPRWASWNIGVFICIRCAGIHRNLGVHISRVKSVNLDQWTQEQIQCVQEMGNGKANRLYEAFLPENFRRPQTDQAVESFIRDKYEKKKYMDRSIDINAFRKEKDDKWKRSNEPVSERKLEPIIFEKVKMPQKKEEMQQSRKSSPKSEPVMDLLGLDAPVTTPVTNGRPSSLEKDLDLFASVGSSSDSRKVIGSMPTSGSAGSVPENLNLFPEPGGKGEEVAKKQLSKDSILSLYGSQTPQLPAQGTMFMAPAPMAYPTAAYPSFPAVPAASSMLGSLVAPPVGMVAQPGTAAGMVAPVAIPAGYVGNVQAAAVLGVPNGMMGTQQGGYVAAVPQPVYGVQPAQQLQWNIAQMTQQMAGMNFYGANGVLGYGQSLGGGGAQGSNQSLSSPLWK, encoded by the exons ATGACGGGCAAGTCGGTGCGGGACGTGGAGCGGTACCAGGCGGTGCTGGCCGGGCTGCTGGCCGAGGACGAGAACAAGTTCTGCGCCGACTGCCAGGCCAAAG GGCCACGATGGGCCTCGTGGAACATCGGGGTGTTCATCTGCATCCGCTGTGCTGGGATCCACAGGAACCTGGGAGTGCACATATCCAGGGTCAAATCTGTCAACCTGGACCAGTGGACACAAGAACAGATCCAG TGTGTGCAGGAGATGGGAAATGGCAAAGCAAACCGTCTCTATGAAGCCTTCCTGCCTGAGAACTTCAGGAGACCTCAAACAGACCA agccGTGGAGAGTTTCATCAGAGATAAATACGAGAAGAAGAAATACATGGACAGAAGCATCGACATCAACGCGTTCAGG aaagaaaaggatgaCAAGTGGAAAAGGAGTAACGAGCCTGTATCTGAAAGAAAACTGGAGCCCATCATCTTTGAGAAGGTGAAGATG CctcaaaagaaagaagaaatgcagCAGTCTAGAAAAAGTTCTCCTAAATCTGAGCCAGTTATGGACTTGCTGGGACTTG ATGCTCCTGTGACAACCCCTGTCACAAATGGCAGgcccagcagcctggagaaggacctggaccTCTTTGCATCAGTGGGATCCAGCTCAGACTCCAGGAAG GTCATTGGCTCCATGCCAACCTCTGGAAGTGCTGGTTCTGTTCCTGAAAACCTGAACCTCTTCCCTGAGCCGGGAGGCAAAGGGGAGGAGGTGGCGAAGAAACAGCTCTCCAAGGACTCCATCCTCTCCTTGTATGGCTCCCAAACCCCTCAGCTGCCTGCCCAAG gcaccatgttCATGGCACCCGCTCCCATGGCATATCCCACAGCAGCCTATCCCAGCTTCCCCGCCGTGCCCGCTGCCAGCAGCATGCTGGGCAGCCTGGTGGCCCCCCCGGTGGGCATGGTGGCCCAGCCGGGCACCGCAGCGGGCATGGTGGCACCCGTGGCCATCCCGGCGGGGTACGTGGGCAACGTGCAGGCGGCGGCGGTGCTCGGGGTGCCCAACGGCATGATGGGCACCCAGCAGGGCGGGTACGTGGCCGCCGTGCCCCAGCCCGTGTACGGTGTGCAGCcggcacagcagctgcagtggaACATCGCCCAG ATGACCCAGCAGATGGCTGGGATGAACTTCTACGGAGCCAACGGGGTGCTGGGCTATGGACAGTCCCTGGGTGGAGGAGGAGCCCAGGGCAGCAATCAGtccctcagctctcccctgTGGAAATGA